One Tursiops truncatus isolate mTurTru1 chromosome 3, mTurTru1.mat.Y, whole genome shotgun sequence DNA segment encodes these proteins:
- the PAIP2 gene encoding polyadenylate-binding protein-interacting protein 2 — protein MKDPSRSSTSPSIINEDVIINGHSHEDDNPFAEYMWMENEEEFNRQIEEELWEEEFIERCFQEMLEEEEEHEWFIPARDLPQTMDQIQDQFNDLVISDGSSLEDLVVKSNLNPNAKEFVPGVKY, from the exons ATGAAAGATCCAAGTCGCAGCAGTACTAGCCCAAGCATCATCAATGAAGATGTGATTATTAACGGTCATTCTCATGAAGATGACAATCCATTTGCAGAGTACATGTGGATGGAAAATGAAGAGGAATTCAACAGACAA ATAGAAGAGGAGTTATGGGAAGAAGAATTTATTGAACGCTGTTTCCAAGAAATgctggaagaagaagaggaacatGAGTGGTTTATTCCAGCTCGAGATCTCCCACAAACTATGGACCAAATCCAAGACCAATTTAATGACCTTGTTATCAGTGATGGCTCTTCCCTGGAAGATCTTGTG GTCAAGAGCAATCTGAATCCAAATGCAAAGGAGTTTGTTCCTGGGGTGAAGTACTGA